The following DNA comes from Plodia interpunctella isolate USDA-ARS_2022_Savannah chromosome 1, ilPloInte3.2, whole genome shotgun sequence.
ATAATATATAGAAGTTTCTCGAAAACTAACCTGCTAGAACTGTGTTTTGAACTTTTGTGGTCGCGGTCTTTATCCCGATGTTTATCCTTACTGGATGACTTGTGACTGGATTTGTGCTTCTCGGAGCTGCTATAGCCGTTTTGAATACCGTTCACGTGTTCACTTTTATTGCCATTTACCTTTCCCTGTGATCAAACCATgcgatattaaaatatatttttaattaacaatatgaATTAAACACCACAATTAGATTGTTTAACTGTATTTAAGAATGTCCAAGAGACATTTTGAAACCATTTCTGACCGACGCTTCGGTTTTGTTCTTGTATTATACTGACGCCATATTGGGACTTAGAAAATTTTCGCTTCGTGACTCTACTGTACACTAGTAAAGAGAAGAATCCAAAGCCTTCTGCattccaaaatttaaataaaattgagcaTTACATcgagataaatatatatgaacacTTACAGGATCATAATCATTATCACTGGCTGGGTTTTCGACACTCATTTTGCCTACGTATTACCAACGTTTGTTCCAGATTTCATGAAGCTGGCCGAGCGGTCGCAATTTTCTAAGTGCCGTAAAGTGACGAATGCGCATGCGTCGTTCGAGGTGCAATCTGCAGGAACTTCATGGACATCGGTTCAATGTTCTAACATTTTGATAACTTCGCTTTGGTAAATGTTGTTGCCATTGTatgtattaaatgtatatatttatatatataattttattttacaatacagaaataaatatttaatactagctgtTTAAAATACTCgggaataattttttataagattGGAAATATCCATggtgcatttaaaatacacggccagcgccatctagtgcttatgttttgaaatgttttaaaacttaatattttgtaacccTTTTATTGGGTGTACCCTGGAATTTCCAAAAGCATAGCATAACATAACCCTATGTCCGTCTCCATACTGTGAGTGATGTCTGCAGGCTAGATTTCGGGGGAGATTTGGTACCATAGATCacatctatattatatttagttatctttttaaaatttatcttcgAAAACGAGACGGGCATGACTTTCATCcctaataatattaggtaACAAGACTTTTGAAAAAAGTCTATGGTTGACCAGGGTTCTACTATACTAATATgtagtacatattttattacatattgttCGATGTGTCTGATTGGCAGTTCTACACCGGATACCagtacagtaaataaataataatgtaaattcgTAGGTAATATGGATACTTTGTTAcagtatcaattttttattttaattattatctagtCATGTTTTgctactaaaataaatgtaatactGAACCTGGGCAGGtagatatacaataaaaaacgtaaattttaaacatttatttaagagATCACCTTTCAACAAGAAGACCTTATTCATTCTTACTATTCttttgatgatgatttatAAACTAATTTCCCTTCTGAATCTCTGTATGATTTCTGTTTCTTGAAAGCAAATGCCATATATattgctgaaaaaaaaaatattgtcaataaaaaataataaaattaaatattccatCTGAACCAGGTTGTCAAAATATTGCATCTctagataaattataaataattaaggtagctgtcgaacaatcATAGCTTTTCTGATATTACTATATTGTGACATCAAGTTAAAGTATGatttagtacctacctattgagTGTTTGGACAAGtccaaaaatgttatttttatcatatctttgaaagcattgttcacagtaattttttcactggtgtttttaataatataagggcAGTAAATAGTcaccaaaataaaactaagtcaTCTACCCTATTGAGCATGgagcataataaaaaaaattactcattAGTTTGGTAGAATACCTACTTGCAACTTCCCATTCACACTTGCTCATTGTACCAATTCTATCTTGTTCGGttttcttctccatactttcCCTGAAATTAAGTGCATGTTCATATTCAATGTCTGCACCAATTAATTCTTTGCCTGGAGGCGCAGGATAGCTTTCAAAGCATATAATTCTTTGCAAtaactgtttatatttttcagaatgatctttataaaaatcagCAAATCTAGCTTTGTACACTAACTCAAGCCCATACTCAGATGCCAATTTAACCAGTAAATCAAAATTGACTAAAAATTCTGGACAATCAACAACTCCTTCAAGGTGAAAGTCATATTTTGCCCCAAACAAGGGAAATCCATTTTTAGtatcaaaaagtaatttaatatttaagattcgatttttaaatgaGCTTTCTGGCGATTTTTTGACCCTTGAAACTATTTCGTTAGCATCTGGTATTGTTCCAAAGAAGTAGCCATCAGGTCTCAAACATTCTGATATATTAGTTAACATTCTTCGAGCTTGAGCTAAACTTTCAAAACTATAATGTAATCCAAACTGACAGCTAACAAGGTCAAATCCGATTGAAGGATCGTCATATTTATCTCTTAATGTTTCTTTAGTACAATCTGCTGCAATAAACTCTGCTGAATATAGCCGACCACATCGCTTTTTGAGGTCATCATAGCGAGTTTGACATTGCTGAACTGAGACTGCTGCAATGTCTGCAAAAATCACTTTTTCTACACGAGCTTTTTGCCACTTGCTGAGATCCCCACCTTTTCCACAGCATATATCAAGCACCTTCAATGGTCTCCCATAATCTTTTTCTCTTACTTTATCTGTATACTCCTGTATCAGCACACTTTTAACCCAGTTATTGAAGTTTCTGACATAGAAAATAGGAGAATTAAATCTCTCTTTCAAACCCTTTTCTTCTAAGTGATTGTAATGTGCTGCTACAAACGAACTATGCTCTTCGTTTTCTGTAGATATGTTAGGCGATGCATCGCCATCATCATGTCTTGGTTTTTTTCTGGGATACGCGTCAGTATCGAGGTCGCTGGGGGACTCTTTTTCACCGTTAACTCCACTTGAAATTGAGTAATCAACTTTGCTATCATTATCAATTGATGACATATTTAAGAGGTTCCAACAATTGCAGTTACGTGCTCGGTTTAGTTTTAACCCggtacaatatataataacatataaaaggaaaaattCACCGCGCCCTGTCTATTTGCTTGCTTGATGTAATTTTCTGAGCCAAGCCAACAAAGTGAAATGTCATGGCTGGCACTGGCACTGCAGTCTGCATAGTTAGTGATGGCCATCGATCGATAGGCCGGCCACCATCCATGGAGTGAATATCGATAGTTTGATAATATAGTGGAACTATTATATAGTGGAACTATTATATGtctactaattattatattatattatgtgtcTAACTGTGTactaactattatattatattatgtgtcGAAAgacagatgaaagagataaccatataatataattatggtcATCTCTTTCATCTGCTATGACTATACTATACCTACATATGATGTAGGTATCTGCTCCAGTGTTACCCATAGTTTCATGGTATCGAAGAATAAACATTTGATAGCATCAATTTGTCGATCAATAGTTAGTTAGACGGCtatgtctatattttttattattattctttgatACTGATAGTTATCGATATATTAGATGTTTCAACTAGCGTAACTATCGACAGTGAAACTCGATTTTAGTACAGCACTGCATGAACATGAACAGATACATGTCATTCTATATAACGACGTTGTGTCACTGTCAGTTTCTGTAATTGTCAATCTTCTTATAAAAATTGCCATTGAAAAATTGCTACAGTAATGAATGTATaatacaggttttttttttttataaagataacTTTTAGCTCTccttttttatcaaaaagttaaTGCTTGCTTTTCTTATTGCTTCCAAAGTTATGTTCCTTCGAGTCGGTTCCTCCCGGACTACAAACACTTATTTTGCGAATTTAAATGGGAATAAActttccatggaattagtacgtTAAAACTCcgtacaatttctacgttatTCTtcgttgatccgtcgacggactTCAACGTAACGGGGCACAATGGGGCAAGTCTCTTAGGAAGAAGAAATGATCTAAAACATTTTGTCTTGTACAGGCAGATGTTAGTCAAACTTCGTGTTTGGTTTTGTTTAGccgaataaagtttttctttctttctttacctATAAAACCATTGATGGTGAAGATCACGTGATGATGGTAGTACtactaacatatttttacgtCATTAGTACCACTGATTACCTTGCAAGCCACGCAggacaataaatatacaaaatgcaATTTTCCGCAACAGGTTTGGACGACGAAAATTTGACGATTTAGTCGTAATTGGAAAgtttaagtacctaattaggTATGTTCTACTCTACACTAACATAAATTTTTTGGTAGTTGCATTTCCATATCAGTGGCGTAGGAAGACGAAGCGGCGACGTGGGCGATCCCGCACCGGGTGTCACCTTTTTTGGGGTACCACCCATCCAGTGACTAAGCTTTAAGAACAATGTAAAAAcatccttatatattaaaacaaagccctctgccgcgtctgtctgttcgcaataaactcaaaaactactgcatggattttcatgccgttttcaccaatatatagtgtgattcctgacgaatgtttaggtttataatttattatgttttaactgAGCGATgccgggacaggccgctagtttaaaataatttgctaGCACAGCTATCTTCGGCAATTGTATAAGAACTAGGTAGTTCTCAGTTCCTCATGTATAAACTAGGTAGGTCAGCACTGGGTATTAGTTCTACATTATAgaatttcagttttttttcttctttcaattaaaatccttgtacataataaacatatgtatattttgtctcaaatTTTGTTGtgctttgttatttatttaatatttttattttaaatataaatattaaatagtccATAACATTTAGCATATAAGCAGTATCACCCAAGCTATAGCTACGCCACTGttccttataataataatttagattaaaGACACTCTGTATAATAGGTTTAATATCGGAATATCTTACGGCGTATGAGCTCATCATATAACTctgaattcaaaattttactcaCGAAAGTAAATTACGATAGATATAGATTACCTGGCCATATTATTTCAGGTCAACAATGCGATGTGAGAGGCGAACAATAGTCAAGCAGTATGTGTAAACACTATTATGTTCATTGTATAGTGTGTGTGGAGTGGCGGTGGCTGCTGGCTTCGGTAAGCGTGGTGATACAGGACAGGTTCGGGCGGAGTGGGCCCCAGGGAcacggcggcggcggcggcgcggcggggGCCTCGATGCCGTTACGTGCGCGCGCGGCGGCTCCGGTGCCACGACGCGGACGTGCTTCACTCAGTTCGTGCGCGAAAGTCGTTACCTGCGTCACTCAAAGGCATTTCCTCTGCACGCGAACACCGCTCCCTCATTGCGATTTGGTGGATCAAATCAGTTTACTAAGCTAGGACGAACTGTGTTTGGTGTGAAGTGACCTACGAACGGGATTCGGGAGCCGGATCTCATACAACCTTGTGAAGTGAGAAAGCGTGTGACGTCAGAAGGATCGGTCCGCGCGATCATATGTTGGACGCGGATGCAGTGATGGAATGTGGTGTGTTGTTATGGTGACGAGATGGTGCTGTGCCTTAGATTACCTTGTAGCTGAAGCGCCGCCTCGGAGCGGATCCTTCCCGAGTACGATGCGTAGAAAAAGATGAGCCAGGATGCGGAGAGCTTGGTAATATCACTTTTATTGCcgcataaatattgttttgtctgTGGGTTACCGAAGACGAATGTTTTAAGAGGCACGACGATTTCAGAATTGGCTATTTTTAATGATGATATAAAACGTGAACGTTACGTGTTTATTCTACATCGGACTACGTTCAAGGCTATCAGTTGCTTGGATCTGAATCTGAttgatacaataatattatatttgcaaaaC
Coding sequences within:
- the Rnmt gene encoding mRNA cap guanine-N7 methyltransferase is translated as MSSIDNDSKVDYSISSGVNGEKESPSDLDTDAYPRKKPRHDDGDASPNISTENEEHSSFVAAHYNHLEEKGLKERFNSPIFYVRNFNNWVKSVLIQEYTDKVREKDYGRPLKVLDICCGKGGDLSKWQKARVEKVIFADIAAVSVQQCQTRYDDLKKRCGRLYSAEFIAADCTKETLRDKYDDPSIGFDLVSCQFGLHYSFESLAQARRMLTNISECLRPDGYFFGTIPDANEIVSRVKKSPESSFKNRILNIKLLFDTKNGFPLFGAKYDFHLEGVVDCPEFLVNFDLLVKLASEYGLELVYKARFADFYKDHSEKYKQLLQRIICFESYPAPPGKELIGADIEYEHALNFRESMEKKTEQDRIGTMSKCEWEVATIYMAFAFKKQKSYRDSEGKLVYKSSSKE